The following coding sequences are from one Zalophus californianus isolate mZalCal1 chromosome 15, mZalCal1.pri.v2, whole genome shotgun sequence window:
- the LOC113919909 gene encoding LOW QUALITY PROTEIN: CGG triplet repeat-binding protein 1-like (The sequence of the model RefSeq protein was modified relative to this genomic sequence to represent the inferred CDS: inserted 1 base in 1 codon) translates to MERFVVTAPPARNRSKTALYVTPLDRVTEFGGELHQDGGKLFCASCNVVLNHVRKSAISDHLKSKTHTKRKAEFEEQNVRKKQRPLTASLKCNSTAXEKVSVIQDFVKMCLEANIPLEKANHPAVRAFLSRHVKNGGSITKSDQLRRRYLPDGYENENQLLNSQDC, encoded by the exons ATGGAAAGATTTGTAGTGACAGCACCACCTGCCCGAAACCGTTCTAAGACTGCTTTGTATGTGACTCCCCTGGATCGAGTCACTGAGTTTGGAGGTGAGCTGCACCAAGATGGAGGAAAACTCTTCTGCGCTTCTTGCAATGTTGTTCTGAATCATGTTCGCAAGTCTGCCATTAGTGACCACCTTAAGTCAAAGACTCATACCAAAAGGAAGGCAGAATTTGAAGAGCAGAAtgtgagaaagaagcagaggcCCCTAACTGCATCCCTTAAGTGCAACAGTACTG CAGAGAAAGTCAGTGTTATCCAGGACTTTGTGAAAATGTGCCTGGAAGCCAACATCCCACTTGAGAAGGCTAATCACCCAGCAGTCCGTGCTTTCCTGTCTCGCCATGTGAAGAATGGAGGCTCCATAACTAAGTCAGACCAGCTGAGGAGAAGATATCTTCCTGATGGATATGAGAATGAGAATCAACTCCTCAACTCACAAGATTGTTGA
- the ZNF32 gene encoding zinc finger protein 32, with product MFGFPTATLLDCHGRYAQNVAFFNVMTEAHHKYDHSEATGSSSWDFQNSFRREKLEQKSPDSKTLQEDSPGVRQRVYECQECGKSFRQKGSLTLHERIHTGQKPFECTHCGKSFRAKGNLVTHQRIHTGEKPYQCKECGKSFSQRGSLAVHERLHTGQKPYECAICQRSFRNQSNLAVHRRVHSGEKPYRCDQCGKAFSQKGSLIVHIRVHTGLKPYACTQCRKSFHTRGNCILHGKIHTGETPYLCGQCGKSFTQRGSLAVHQRSCSQRLTL from the exons ATGTTTGGATTTCCAACAGCTACCCTGCTGGACTGTCATGGAAGATATGCGCAGAATGTAGCATTTTTCA ATGTGATGACAGAAGCCCACCACAAATATGATCACTCTGAGGCCACAGGATCCTCAAGCTGGGATTTCCAGAATTCTTTCAGAAGAGAGAAGCTGGAACAAAAATCCCCAGATTCTAAGACACTACAGGAAGATTCACCTGGAGTGAGACAGAGGGTCTATGAGTGTCAGGAATGTGGAAAATCCTTCAGGCAAAAGGGCAGTCTAACCTTGCATGAGAGAATCCACACTGGTCAAAAGCCCTTTGAGTGTACCCATTGTGGAAAAAGCTTCAGGGCCAAAGGCAATCTTGTTACACATCAGCGAAtacacacaggagagaagccctatCAGTGCAAGGAGTGTGGGAAAAGCTTTAGTCAACGAGGTAGTCTGGCTGTTCATGAAAGACTCCATACTGGACAGAAACCCTATGAGTGTGCTATTTGTCAGAGAAGCTTCAGGAATCAAAGTAACCTTGCTGTTCATAGAAGAGTTCACAGTGGTGAAAAGCCCTATAGATGTGATCAGTGTGGAAAAGCCTTCAGTCAGAAAGGAAGCTTAATTGTTCACATCAGAGTCCACACAGGCCTGAAACCCTATGCCTGCACACAGTGCAGGAAGAGTTTCCACACCAGGGGCAACTGTATCCTGCATGGCAAAATCCACACAGGAGAGACACCCTATCTGTGTGGCCAGTGTGGGAAAAGCTTCACTCAGAGAGGGAGTCTGGCTGTGCACCAGCGAAGCTGCTCACAAAGACTCACCCTTTGA